CCGTTCCCAACCCGGAGTACCACGGATCTTCGTCCAGTAAACGATCCGGTATGCCCAATGCTCGATACTGATAACTACTCCAGCGATAATCTTTTGGATGCGCCACCAAACCGGCTCTCACGGGATTTAATTCGATATAGCGGCTGCACATTATCAAGTATTCATCTCGGCTGACCGCCGCGCTCTTAAATCGCCCCTCCCACCAAGTACCCGATCTCCGATAGTTCGCATTGATGTAGCGAACGTATCTTCGGCCCACGCTCTGCATGAATCGGCCGAGATCCCCGATCTCTGACGGTTCCACCAAGAGGTGAAAATGATTCGTCATCAAAACGTAAGCGTAAATCCTGCAACGACATTTAGCCTTAGCCTGCCGAAGACATTCCAAAAAGAACCGGCAATCATCCTCGGCAAAAAACGTAGCCTGCCGATTGTTTCCACGCTGGATGATGTGATGAGGATGGGCAGGAATGGTAATTCGCGGTGACCGTGCCATAGAACATCCTATGCGGCGGGAGTTTAGCGGAGCTTACAATCGGAGCACCGGGCTCGTCAAGAAAAAAGTTCTCTGACCCCCTTTTCAGACCCTTTTCTATCAGATGCTGCGCTTCAGCCCGCGCATCGGTTTCAAATCGCCCTGTTTCTACAACCGCCCGCTCAGAAACCGCCTGCACCGCATCACTTCCCCGGCGCTCGTCATCTGGGGGGAGAAAGATAACTTCGTGCCGCGCTCCCACGGCGAGACCTACGCCAAGCTGATTCCCAATTGCAGCGAATTAAAAATCATCCCCGGCGCCGGCCACAGTGTGATCGTGGAGAAACCGGACGAGACTGCGAAACTGGTCGTCGATTTCCTAAATCAAGCGGGGCCAGTCTGACGTCGTTCAATCGCTGAATTGCTGTATAGTGTCTCCGGAATTCCCCATCCGCTTCGCTTACTCGTGGCCCTCTTCGCCTTTTTGGTTTTGGGATAACGGTGGCATTCCAAATCGTTTCGTCTACAATGCAAACACCGAGGTTACAATGGATTTCCGCAGTACTCTAGAAAAGATTTCCGATCATTACGAAACGTTATTCGACCGACTCAGATTTCGATTTAGTGGAGATCATTTGAAAAGGGAAGA
The genomic region above belongs to Bdellovibrionota bacterium and contains:
- a CDS encoding transposase, which gives rise to MARSPRITIPAHPHHIIQRGNNRQATFFAEDDCRFFLECLRQAKAKCRCRIYAYVLMTNHFHLLVEPSEIGDLGRFMQSVGRRYVRYINANYRRSGTWWEGRFKSAAVSRDEYLIMCSRYIELNPVRAGLVAHPKDYRWSSYQYRALGIPDRLLDEDPWYSGLGTAADERREKYGAWIDSQIGDGEWEEIRHSTQRGRLIGREAFQKQVEAMTGRRLVGEARGRPRKPAVSAVEKVL
- a CDS encoding alpha/beta hydrolase, yielding MLRFSPRIGFKSPCFYNRPLRNRLHRITSPALVIWGEKDNFVPRSHGETYAKLIPNCSELKIIPGAGHSVIVEKPDETAKLVVDFLNQAGPV